The Buttiauxella selenatireducens genome has a window encoding:
- the acpS gene encoding holo-ACP synthase: MAILGLGTDIVEIARIESVISRSGDRLAKRVLSANEWLQYQAHQQPVRFLAKRFAVKEAAAKAFGTGIRNGLAFNQFEVFNDPLGKPQLRFWEEAERVAQRMGVRSVHVTLADERHYACATVIIES, encoded by the coding sequence ATGGCTATTCTCGGCCTTGGTACTGATATCGTTGAGATAGCGCGTATTGAAAGCGTTATCTCGCGTTCGGGTGACCGACTGGCGAAGCGTGTGCTCAGTGCCAACGAATGGCTGCAATACCAGGCGCACCAGCAACCGGTGCGCTTTCTTGCTAAACGTTTTGCTGTAAAAGAAGCGGCGGCCAAAGCCTTTGGCACCGGGATACGTAACGGTCTTGCGTTTAATCAGTTCGAAGTATTTAACGACCCGTTGGGTAAACCGCAGTTACGCTTTTGGGAAGAGGCCGAGCGAGTCGCGCAAAGAATGGGCGTCCGTTCGGTGCATGTGACGCTTGCCGATGAACGGCACTATGCGTGCGCTACAGTGATCATTGAAAGTTAG
- a CDS encoding YfhL family 4Fe-4S dicluster ferredoxin: MALLITKKCINCDMCEPECPNEAISMGDSIYEINADRCTECVGHYETPTCQKVCPIPNTIISDPERIENEEQLWDKFVQLHHADKL, from the coding sequence ATGGCGCTGCTCATCACCAAAAAATGTATTAACTGCGATATGTGCGAGCCGGAGTGCCCGAACGAAGCCATTTCCATGGGGGACAGCATTTATGAGATCAACGCCGATCGTTGCACCGAGTGCGTCGGACACTACGAAACACCTACCTGCCAGAAAGTTTGCCCGATCCCTAACACCATCATCAGCGATCCTGAGCGCATCGAAAACGAAGAGCAACTGTGGGATAAGTTTGTCCAGTTGCACCATGCCGATAAGCTCTAA
- a CDS encoding MurR/RpiR family transcriptional regulator has translation MNCLLRIRSRYPTLAQSDRRLADFLLEKPDYARHLSSQQLAAEAGVSQSSVVKFSQKLGFKGFPALKLAISEALASNPERQSVPVHNLILGDDPLRLVGEKLIKDNLAAMHATLDVNSEEKLLASVDMLRNARRVLLVGIGASGLVAKNFAWKLMKIGINAVAEQDMHALLATAQASNSDDVLLAISYSGERREINLAADETLRTGAKILAITGFTPNALQQRATLCLYTIAEEQATRSAAISSTSAQMMLTDLLFMALVQRDLEHAPKRIRHSEALVKKLV, from the coding sequence ATGAACTGCTTACTGCGTATTCGAAGCCGCTACCCAACCCTGGCACAAAGCGACCGTAGACTGGCTGACTTTTTGCTGGAGAAGCCCGACTACGCGCGTCATTTAAGTTCACAGCAGCTCGCCGCCGAAGCGGGTGTAAGTCAGTCCAGCGTGGTGAAGTTTTCCCAAAAGCTGGGTTTCAAAGGCTTTCCTGCCCTCAAACTGGCAATCAGTGAGGCGCTCGCCAGCAATCCTGAACGACAATCCGTCCCAGTTCATAATCTGATTTTGGGTGATGACCCGCTGCGTTTAGTGGGTGAAAAGCTCATTAAGGATAATTTGGCGGCGATGCACGCCACGCTTGATGTCAACAGCGAAGAAAAGCTGCTGGCGAGCGTGGACATGTTGCGAAATGCACGACGCGTGCTGCTGGTAGGAATTGGCGCGTCCGGCCTGGTCGCTAAGAATTTTGCCTGGAAGCTGATGAAAATTGGCATTAATGCCGTGGCGGAGCAAGACATGCACGCATTACTGGCAACGGCGCAAGCCTCAAATAGTGACGATGTGCTGTTGGCGATTTCCTATTCTGGTGAACGGCGTGAGATAAATCTCGCCGCTGACGAAACCTTGCGCACCGGGGCAAAAATCCTCGCCATTACCGGCTTTACCCCCAACGCATTACAACAACGTGCAACGCTGTGCTTGTATACCATCGCCGAAGAACAAGCGACGCGTAGTGCGGCAATTTCATCGACCAGTGCGCAGATGATGCTGACCGATTTGCTATTTATGGCGCTGGTACAACGGGATCTGGAACACGCACCGAAGCGTATTCGCCACAGTGAAGCCCTGGTAAAAAAACTGGTTTGA
- the yfhb gene encoding phosphatidylglycerophosphatase C, whose product MQSERRVVFFDLDGTLHQQDMFGSFLRYLLRHQPLNLLLVAPLLPVIGGALLIKGRAARWPMSLLLWGATFGHSETRLKQLETNFVTWFRSRVTAFPVVQQRLTDYLTSSDADVWLITGSPQPLVQQVYFDTPWLPKVKLIASQIKRSHGGWVLTLRCLGHEKVSQLEQQIGTPLQLYSGYSDSNQDNPLLYFCQHRWRVTPQGQLQQLE is encoded by the coding sequence ATTCAGAGTGAGCGTCGGGTGGTTTTTTTCGATTTAGATGGCACCTTGCATCAGCAGGATATGTTCGGCAGTTTCTTGCGCTACCTGCTGCGCCATCAACCCCTCAATCTGTTACTTGTCGCGCCGCTCCTGCCGGTGATAGGTGGCGCGTTGCTGATAAAAGGACGCGCCGCTCGCTGGCCGATGAGCCTGTTATTGTGGGGCGCAACCTTTGGTCACAGTGAAACGCGCCTCAAGCAGTTGGAAACAAATTTTGTGACATGGTTTCGCAGCCGCGTTACCGCTTTTCCCGTGGTACAGCAGCGCCTGACCGATTACCTCACCAGTTCAGATGCTGATGTGTGGTTGATTACCGGTTCTCCGCAACCGTTGGTGCAGCAGGTTTATTTTGATACCCCGTGGCTACCAAAAGTTAAGCTTATCGCCAGCCAAATCAAGCGCTCCCACGGTGGGTGGGTACTCACATTGCGTTGCCTGGGACATGAAAAAGTATCACAGCTCGAACAGCAAATTGGTACGCCATTGCAACTCTACAGCGGGTATAGCGACAGCAATCAGGACAACCCCTTGCTCTATTTCTGCCAACACCGCTGGCGCGTCACGCCACAAGGGCAATTGCAGCAGTTGGAATAA
- the tadA gene encoding tRNA adenosine(34) deaminase TadA gives MRHALTLARRAWEEGEVPVGAVLVHNNQVIGEGWNRPIGRHDPTAHAEIMALRQGGLVLQNYRLLETTLYVTLEPCVMCAGAMVHGRIGNLVFGARDAKTGAIGSLMDVLGHPGMNHQVTVTEGVLAEECSAMLSDFFRARRLEKKALKEKARSSE, from the coding sequence ATGCGTCATGCATTGACCCTCGCTCGTCGTGCATGGGAAGAAGGTGAAGTTCCGGTTGGCGCGGTGTTGGTGCATAACAACCAGGTGATAGGTGAGGGCTGGAACCGGCCTATTGGCCGACATGATCCGACAGCGCATGCGGAAATTATGGCGCTGCGTCAGGGCGGTTTGGTTTTGCAAAACTATCGTCTGCTGGAAACCACTCTGTATGTCACCCTTGAGCCTTGCGTAATGTGTGCTGGGGCGATGGTTCATGGCCGCATCGGTAATTTGGTGTTTGGCGCGCGTGATGCCAAAACCGGCGCAATCGGATCGCTAATGGATGTGCTGGGTCATCCTGGTATGAATCACCAGGTTACGGTGACTGAGGGCGTTTTGGCAGAAGAGTGTTCGGCCATGCTGAGTGATTTTTTTCGAGCCCGCCGTCTTGAGAAAAAGGCCCTAAAGGAAAAGGCCCGAAGCTCGGAATAG
- the mltF gene encoding membrane-bound lytic murein transglycosylase MltF, whose amino-acid sequence MKRFKINYLLIGAVTVLLAVALWPSIPWFGQAENRIAAIQERGILRVSTIESPLTYTLYQGKQIGLDYELAEQFAHYLGVKLEVTVRPNIQELFDDIDNGKADIIAAGLVYDTQRSQHYRAGPVYYSVSQQMVYRIGSPRPKTLAGIKENQLVLSPGVTSLSALNKLKQQKYPDLSWRINEQLSSTELMQQVVEGKIAFTIADSVAISTFQRVHPQLAVALDITDEQPVTWFSALDSDDSLSAALLDFYNRLNSDDTFARLEEKYLGHVGDFDYVDTRTFLKAVDAVLPELQPLFEKYATELDWRLLAAISYQESHWDNQATSPTGVRGLMMLTKNTAQSLGVTDRLDPEQSIQGGSRYLKDMVAKVPDSVPKDEQIWFALTAYNMGYAHMLDARQLTAKQKGNPDSWADVKTRLPLLSQKQYYSKTTYGYARGHEAYAYVENIRKYYISLVGYLLEKEKQEAQELKYAEAYPVVAPVELAIPSFGPFPLGPFSQDGGLEKNHSAWPNTLLPKRPQSP is encoded by the coding sequence TTGAAAAGATTTAAAATTAATTATCTGCTTATCGGTGCCGTAACCGTGTTGCTGGCAGTGGCGCTTTGGCCCTCCATTCCCTGGTTCGGACAAGCCGAAAACCGCATCGCCGCCATTCAAGAGCGGGGGATTTTGCGCGTCAGTACAATTGAGTCGCCTCTGACTTATACCCTTTATCAGGGCAAACAAATTGGCCTCGATTATGAGTTAGCAGAACAGTTTGCCCATTACCTTGGCGTAAAACTGGAAGTGACTGTTCGCCCAAATATTCAAGAGCTGTTTGACGACATTGATAATGGCAAGGCCGATATTATCGCCGCGGGACTGGTGTACGACACGCAGCGCAGTCAACATTATCGGGCAGGTCCGGTCTATTATTCCGTTTCGCAGCAGATGGTTTATCGCATAGGCAGTCCGCGCCCGAAGACGTTGGCTGGCATCAAAGAAAACCAATTGGTGCTTTCGCCAGGTGTCACATCGCTTAGCGCGTTGAACAAACTTAAACAACAAAAATACCCTGATTTGAGCTGGCGCATTAATGAGCAGCTCAGCAGTACAGAACTGATGCAGCAAGTGGTGGAAGGGAAGATTGCTTTTACCATTGCCGATTCTGTCGCAATCAGCACTTTCCAGCGCGTTCATCCGCAGCTTGCTGTTGCCCTGGATATCACCGACGAACAGCCAGTAACCTGGTTCAGCGCATTAGACAGCGATGATAGCCTGTCCGCCGCCCTGCTCGACTTCTATAACCGCCTCAACAGTGACGACACTTTTGCGCGTCTGGAAGAAAAGTATCTCGGCCACGTTGGGGATTTTGATTACGTCGATACCCGCACGTTCCTCAAAGCGGTAGATGCCGTCCTGCCAGAGTTACAGCCATTATTCGAAAAGTATGCCACCGAACTTGACTGGCGCTTGCTGGCAGCCATCTCTTATCAGGAATCACACTGGGATAACCAGGCTACCTCTCCAACCGGTGTGCGCGGGCTGATGATGCTCACCAAAAATACCGCACAAAGCCTCGGTGTCACCGACCGGCTAGATCCGGAGCAAAGCATTCAAGGGGGAAGCCGTTATCTGAAGGATATGGTGGCAAAAGTCCCTGACAGTGTGCCAAAGGATGAACAGATATGGTTTGCGCTGACGGCTTATAACATGGGTTATGCCCATATGCTTGATGCCCGCCAACTGACGGCGAAACAAAAAGGCAATCCGGATAGTTGGGCAGATGTAAAAACACGGCTGCCGTTACTTAGCCAAAAACAGTATTACTCGAAAACAACTTATGGATACGCCCGTGGTCATGAGGCGTATGCGTATGTGGAGAATATCCGGAAATATTACATCAGCCTGGTAGGGTACTTACTCGAGAAAGAGAAACAGGAAGCGCAAGAGCTTAAATATGCCGAGGCGTATCCAGTCGTTGCGCCAGTCGAGTTGGCTATTCCGAGCTTCGGGCCTTTTCCTTTAGGGCCTTTTTCTCAAGACGGCGGGCTCGAAAAAAATCACTCAGCATGGCCGAACACTCTTCTGCCAAAACGCCCTCAGTCACCGTAA